Part of the Oncorhynchus keta strain PuntledgeMale-10-30-2019 chromosome 31, Oket_V2, whole genome shotgun sequence genome, CTGCAAATAAGAGGGAACGAGTGAAGATTCTACACAAAAAGAGTGAGTGACATCTTAAACGGCACACAGCTGTGTGACTTGGATTGGACACATTATTACCAGGACAattacaaagcaggatcaattgTGATTATATTTCCCACATAGTCACTAGTATATATTCTACAACCTTTTGTTCTCTGTACAGTTGAGGACCTGCTGAAGTATCTGGACCCTCAATTCACTGACCACATCACTGTTCCTGATGCCATGAAGCTGGAATTCATCCTTGCTGGTAAGAGTTTTTCATTTAAATATGTGAGTAAATGTTGGCGAATTTGGTCCTGTGTCATGATGGTGATTGAGTAGGCCTCTGGCGTATGGGTATGCCACCTTTCGGCGAAATTCTCCATTTCGAATCCAAAATAGGTGACCTACGTGATTCGTATAGATCAGATGAGAAAAGTTTGGGagttttaaacatttttttatcaCTGCTGGCTGTAAGCGATCGAAGTGATGCGCGTTTGGAGCAATACTGGCTGTTTACATAACATAATGCAGCGCAGCACGCAACTGAAGAAAGAAGAGACAACCAATTTACTCGTTACAGCATCAGTGCGCGCTCTGGAAAGGCAGCTTGTCAGTTACAGCAGCGCGTCCCCTGAACGATAACGAAGAGGTAAGTGAGAAGACGGATCACGGAGACGGGGGTGATGAAGCGTACTTCATGATCTGTAACCGAAAAACAACTGGCATTTGGAATGTGTGAGAtgagggagaaagtgtggtgGAACAAGTATTAGCATTAAGTATCTTGCTCTCTGGATCGAAATGCTCCGTTATTAGCTAGCtagagaaatgttgagcaacattagccAACTCATCTGATCAAATAATTGAGTGTATAGTGTGAAAATGATATTGCTAATAAAGTcagacagctaacgttagctaggtaacgttacaacatcagatgagctaacaTTAGTAACTAACCAATtcgctatagtattaactggtatacGATTCCTTGCCGTTACTCAAGTTATAACGCGTGAGTTGCTTACTGGACCCTGgcaatctgtgtgaaatgttaactagctaactaacgAACGAACCACTATCTGTTAGCTAATGTTTTCCCCCCACAGTATGTGGTTAATTTTCATAATGAGAGAATTAGGTGAAAATGAGGCATTGCTTGTTATTAAACAAGTGGATTCAGAGATCAAGTGTAGCTGGGCCTGACTTCAACTGGATGCCACTATAGAGGTGAAAGGAACACCACACAcgttccctctttctcacttttgcTGGCACATTGTattgtagaacagatgtccacaggcagaatgtgtacaatgtaataatagtttttgttgtgttgaacttgacagtagtgtgtgtgtggattataAAAAACATTACTCTGGGAATGTTCTTTTTGCATACAGCCTTGTGCACTTGTTCTATAATGGCCACTATAATAGAGCAAAAATAAAATGCCtgtttgtttcattctatttctGCTTTAAGATGTTTTTTCCCCAAGTGCAATATTTAGATGTGTGTGGTCACAAGTattattataaaggctgtcatggctaactgcaatgttagtgtattgttttttttttctcaagaCTTGTCATTTGCAGTACAGTCTaggcaacaaataacattggattgggttcacattaaccactttttttattttattttacacacaGGCGCTGATCATGTAGATCATATTCTTAGTTTTTTTTTAGTTAGTTAAAAAATGCATTTCCCCCTAGCAGGGATTTTTGTTTTTGCATGTTTCAGTGggaaaaaatctatttaaaaagTTGCCTTTTTGGGCCCTCCAGTTTGCATCCCTGGTATGTGCCTCCAGTCTCAAACTCATGCACTTGTTTCTCCCCACAGAGGAGGACTTCCTGCTTTCCCAGGCCACCCTTCTGGAGCAGGTCAGCAACCTCCAGCCACTATTGGACAGCAACTACATCAGAGGTCAGTGAGTGGGAATTTAAGTACCATTACAATGTGGTCTGTGTGAAGTATTGATGAGATGATGGGTTAAATAGTTATTTTTTATGTTGCACGCAACTTATTGTAAAGTTCTCATTCATAGATGTGCCAGAGCATGCCACCAAGCTACAGCGTTTGTCTCAGATTCACATCAAAGAGCAGGTAtgaaccctccccctctctcttttacttATTCACACCCCTCTTCTTGATTTTGTCTTTTCTCACAAGACACGCTAGATTGACTTTTGTGAGTTACAGTAGTAACACTGTTCTTATTATTTTCCCAAAGGACCAAACTGAAGCCCAGTCCCTAGAGGTTAAGAAACTGTTTGAGGAGTACAACAAAATGGTACCTTTCCTTCCTTATAATAGCAAATAATGGAATTATTGAAGTGAATAAATAACACTGATCAAGACAGAGGAAAATGTATCTGAGGTTAGCTAGTGAAACTGTGTCGAGTACATTGGCTATCGTGTCTCCCGACCTCCTTGGTCAGATGAATGAACGTGAGTGGTTGTAGTTTGTTTTCTGTTAAGTCATGTTGAACTCTGTGAGAACTGTCTAGTCTGTGCTAATGGAATGAACTACCTGGCCCACCAAATTCTTTGAACCTTGACCTCTTTGGCAGATGTTCCTGCTGTCCAAGCAGTTCACCCAGTGGGATGAGAGCCTGCGGAAAGTGGAGGAGGCAAAGGGCATCCGTCAAGTGGAGTAGCGACCATGTCCAGTGATGACTGTTATGACAGTGTCATGGCATAATGTCATCTGTGTGTCAAGGGTCCTATATGCAGCTTAATGTAACTTGCTGGATATTATTTATTTACAGCTACATCAGAGACATTTGcatagtttattttttatccttgTTCATTTATTCAACATACAATGTACCCATGCATTCCAATTGCAACACTGCTCCAGGCAGTCACAAGACACTGCTTTTTTTCTTTCGGTTGACGGTAGAAGAGTGCAAATTCTTCTACAAACTTTCTTCTTCCACGAAGTCCTGGTTTTATCAGACAGCATGACCGCAAATGTAAAATAATTGCAATAAAATCCATACTATTCAAACTGAACTGTTTGGTTACTTATGTTTTCAATACTTGTTTCAATATATTGTTATAAAACAATTAAAGTCAACTTCAAATGTGTGCTTGAATTGTTTTTTTGTTCGCATTTAATTACAGCTATTTCAATAGCCATATCTATGACTAAGAGAAGACGTTTTACAATCGGAGAGCtaaaagaaattgaactgtattttaagactgttaaatgctctactaacaaaaatgctgttagaattgtaagtatatgcatgacccttaaggtccttgtgtaattttaatgtgatattgtaccccctagctcgattgtctatTGTCTGTAATCTATGTATGCCTGTGTTCCCTCGTGCTTTATATATTGTTTTGTTAttaataaaatttaaaaaaagctACAATCGATCggttgtaaaaaaatatttttagtcACAAggtaggtttccatccaatttctgacagattttcatgcgaatattctaaaatctgcataaaataagcattttcccaccagagatgttttCATTAAACTGATTTATTGCGGATAAAGCCTATGCGTGATGTCGTGGTGGACATACCGTTTATTGTAAAATGTCCATGTCCGAAtgaaaaaatacaagttaaatgcgTTTCAATTCTATTAATGGTTTTGTCAAAACTGTTGCGTTATAGCAAATGTGCACACTGGGCTTGGCACGTGCGCTTTAGCCAGCTGCTCAACAGTTCCGAGTAGGCTACCAACATGATGAGATTATGGCTAAGAGtgatatttttatttgtcaaacggcagccacATCGACCATTatatcaccagaataagaccctcgatatgcATTGGATAGGAGAATCAAGCTAATCACGtgtactttcaccaccctgtgaaattAATCATTTATTCCATCTGTAGCCTAagaaactgcatggtttcccgagtcgtagtgggaccacacatatcatcgcgtgactccaagtttacttcgatgtGATCATTACGTTagtatatcaatatttgcgcataaagagATTTCCACCCCAATTTCTCACATAATTCATTTTTTAAACACAAATTCGAACGAACAAATTGTCGGCATTTATTCAATTGTACCGGCATATCCTATTTCCATCAGCCCGGTCGTGACTTTTTTCATGAGGTAGTTCATTTATCCACATGGAATGGTTGGATTGAAACCTGGTTATAAATATGGCTAGTATTTAAACCGTTTCCAAATTATGGTAACGTATCAAACATTTTGACACCCCTTGCCTCTTTTCAAATCAAGAGCTTGCTATCGTTACAGGAAGAATATCTATTGCATACTCAATTCGCCCTCTTTCCTCGCCTCAAACCCCATTGGATGAGGGCAAACCCAGAGGTCCTTCCCCTTTGtcttccaatgggttttgagaagggaGAGGACGCGAGGAGGATACAATTGAGATTATCCTGCTGTCTAGCACGCGCTCGGTAATGTGGTCAATTTGGCAGCAGATGGGGGCAATTATTATTGTAATTGATTAGTCTTTATTGTTTAAAATGTGCATAATTGGTTATGGAGGTACATATTTTTCTGCAGACAATATCTGAAATGCAGACTAAAATATTGCGAAATACAGGCAGACACGCACGCACCCTATCATATTATTGGGCTATAGTCATGACTAATATAATTAATTGTGATGACTAATGTAATGCATTCTTATTACTTCGTTGCAAACATCTGTTTTGTTGGGGCTCGTTTCCATGGACGTGGTTCATACCAATTCGAAACCAATAATACTGAAACTGAGTGTGTATACATTTCTTAATTATAGCATTTTACTCTATGCGTTACCAACACAATTACATCAAATAGTTGGGTATGTTTGGTTAAATACCCCTGGATGATTAAAAAAAGGGTTGGTATAAATGCACATCACCCCCCCCCGCTTTCACCCCTAGTGGTAGCGGCAGGAGGGTGCGTAGTCAGTTACAGCCTCCGCGGACAATCGACTCGAGGGAGGGAACATGTTGACATAAGGAAGGACTAGGGCTGTTTGTTAGGAGCGGCACAACCATGGACAAGACTGCCGTAGTAAAAGTCGGTGCCGCGGCCAGTGCCAGTGTATGTGCTCTGTTCGGTGGTGTGGTTCTCGCCCAGTACATGTTCGCCAAGAAGAAGAGAGCGGGAAAGAAAACGAAGATCATCGAGATGGTGAGTGGGCTCGCGCGTGCTGTTCATGTGTGTATTGCGCAGTCGCGGATGTTCCTAGAAATAACAAGGATGGTTTAGAGGTCATTATTTGCTAGGTAGCTATGGTGGTGTCACGAAAAGCTGTCCAAAATCTCGACATGACATTAAACTGATGCTGTTTGTCAGGTGGTGAAATTTGCCAGCTGATTTCGTGGTacaatgttaaaataatgttggTTCAATGGGTTGCAAAGTCCCTTCTGCTCTACTCAAGCCCCTTGTCCAAAATAAACAAGTCTTGAAGCCAAATTAGTGTCTCTATCAAAGAAGTTCaactggtatgtcaaaatacatggtccttctgtagctcagttggtagagcatggcgcttgtaacgcagaatgtatgcacacatgactaagtcgctttggataaaagcgtctgctaaatggcatttattattaattattattattattatatatacggAGTTTACTGGTCAAGTGTGAGCTTTACTTTTCACATTGCTTGTCCTCAAGCATCATTGCTAGTTACATCTTGTGATTCTCTAAGGTCCATTCTCAATTTTAGGACATGTAGCCTACCACCTAGTCTCTACGAATCCGAGAGTGGCAGACAAATCTCTCCTCTCTAACATAAAGGCTCACTTTTTGTGATCAGTCCCATCACATGTCAGACTGTTGAATAAACTTCAGGTTAGGACAAAGtgatatggaggtgctcaaacaaaagagatcaatacataaagagagagtggaacagagagacctacagacatggcatttacagtgAGATTGAGCTCGAGCAAACAACTGACacggtttttaaaccaagggaaaggaactgtgattgggtaggaaacgggaggaggtgtgtcttctgattgatgctTAATTGGTGactgattttcacctgtgaggggagaaggagcgAAAAGAACACATACACCTGTATCCGTAACATCGGTTaattaagatcaaattcttatttacaatgacagtatACCCCAGCCAAACTCAGGAGACGCTGgtccaattgtgtgccgcccgatggaactcccaatcacggctggatgtgaatcagcctggatttgaaccagcaactgTAGCAACTGCCTCTTGCACTGTGTTTATTATTATAGTGTCCCCAGCATGGGAAACTGatacaaaaacacacagccactccacaGTATCTAGTTGTAGCAGGCGTGCTCATGTTGCCTGATGTCCATGTCCCAGCCCACAGTGGTGTCCTGTTGGTCAATGTTGGCATCTACGACATGGTTGTGTTTGGGATTGAAATGGTCTCATGTATTCATCATTGGCCACTAGATTGCAGGCAAGAACATTAGTAGTGCTTCATGCTTGCTCTCAAGTAAATAAACATGTTCACTCCACTTTCTCCATGGGGAGATTGGCAATAGACAGTCTTGCTCAGTGCTGAACTGTTTTACTTCCTTTTGGACATCTTTTTCAGTTTGATCTATGTTGCTATTTTAGAGAAAATATTGTTACACTATGTTCTAGTTTTATGGTGTGTTTAAGATTCCACAAAATGTTCATTCGTGATCGTACTACTACAACGCTTTTAGTATTATTTTCAAAGTATTACTTTGACTCCAGCATAGACCCAGTGTCTTTACATTATGGTTAGGCCTAAACAATGTGTAGGAGCCGTTTTGGCCTgtttgtgttgtgtatgtgttgtCTGTCAAGagttattttgacttgttttgtACACTAGAGGGCACTATATGTTGagggttactgtgtgtgtgtgttttatgggcGGAGGCACAGGTGAGAGGAGAGCGCATACAGTTCTTACCGTATCACAGATACAGCTTCTAGAATTGCATCTCTCTGCACCTATTTGTATAGGAATATGTGTAGTGGAGCTATTTACATTTGATTCTGTATGTGCAGTGAAAGGGAACTTCACCCAAGCTGATTTTTTTGTGGACGTGTTATGGACAGCTTTCTCCTGTGCCAGTGGCTTTTCATAGGGAATCGCCACTACAATGTGGTTAAGTCGCTCAACAAAGTCTCGGCTTAAATAGTCCAAGGAGGGGTGACCGACACAATAGAGTACAGGTGTATATTGCTGGATAAGTGACCTTGTTTGGCTGAGGTCACAAATGTTCtctctagaggtcgaccgattatgatttttcaacgccgataccaattattggtaataatgacaattgcaacaatactgaatgaacacttattttaacttaatataatacatcaataaaatcaatttagcctcaagtaaataatgaaacattttcaatttggtttaaataatgcaaaaacaaagtgttggagaagaaagtaaaagtgcaatatgtgccatgtaagaaagctaatgtttaagttccttgctcagaacatgagaacatatgaaagctggtggttccttttaacatgagtcttcaatattcctaggtaagaagttttaggttgtagttattataggactatttctctctatgatttgtatttcatatacctttgactattggatgttcttataggcactttagtattgccagtgtaacagtatagcttccgtccctcctcctcgcccctacctgggctcgaaccaggaacacatcgacaacagccaccctcgacatagcgttacccatcgctacacaaaagctgcggcccttgcagagcaaggggaacaactactccaagtctcagagcgagtgacgtttgaaacgctattagctattagtctaaatattgctgttacattgcacaaccttcaatgttatgtcataattatgtaaaattctggcaaattagttcgcaatgagcccggcggcccaaactgttgcatataccctgactctgcgtgcaatgaacgcaagagaagtgacacaatttcacctggttaatattacTTGCTAAactttcttttagctaaatatgcaggtttaaaaatatatacttctgtgtattgaatttaagaaaggcattgatgtttatggttaggtacacgttggagcaacgacagtccttatTCGCGAATGAGCAcagcattgattatatgcaacacaggacacgctagatgaACTAGTAGTagtatcatcaaccatgtgtagttataactagtgattatgattgatggtttttttataagataagtttaatgctagctagcaacttactatggcttcttactgcattcgcgtaacaggcagtctcctcgtagagtgcaatgagaggcaggtggttagcgcgttggactagttaactgtaaggttgcaagattgaatcccctagctgacaaggtaaaaatctgtcgttctgccccagaacaaggcagtaaacccaccgttcctaggccgtcattgaaaataagaatgtgttcttaactgacttgccacgTTAAATAGAGTTGTAAATTGGCATCCacaaataccgatttccgattgttatgaaaacttgaaattggccctaattaggccctaattaatcgaccattccaattaatcggtgGACCTCCAGTTCTCTCTGACTTCTCCTGTGACACGGCAGGCTTATCCAGGGGCAACAGAGTTACAGCCTTCCTCCTTTGCGGAGAGGGAGTTTATCTACGACAGAGCGGACTGTCCATGTGCCTGTGCTGTGGTGATACTGTTAGCTGAAGAGCTCTTACAGCAGACACTGTCCACTTTACTGTCTACCTATTCGTATTTATGAGGCATGGCGTATAGGGCCAAGCGGATctggctctctgtttctcttacATACTTTCTTTCAAGGGGTAAGACCTCTAATAGGACCATTTCTACTGCACCCCTGAGCCAATACTATTTTAGGTTTTTCAGTGGGCACTACAAGTTAAGAGAAATGCATTCTAATGAGAATGTTATTAAGATATCATGAAATGTTCTGTGGCAATGTGGATGATACTTTGCCAAACTACATAGGGCCCAACCACAGCCCTACTTTAATCACAGAGCAGCACACGCAGCTTATCAGAACGCTGTGTCCAAGCCTGCCTGGCAAAGTCACCATTTTGGCTCAGTCAAAACTCTTGAAGTAAAATGTCAGCAGCATGCCCTCACAGCCCTCgttaatgtatttttttctctTCTGCCCTTGTTCCACATAGTAGGTCTTTATTTACATTTGTTGCAGAAATGTTCAGTATATTCTTACATTGACTGATTCACCCCAGATAACTTCTCTTCCCTATATTTGTGTAGGCATAATTCTGTCACAAATGCACAGGTAAATGGAAATGCATCAAAGCACCTGAATACAGACTACTACAAATGAACTCCAACTCTCGTACTCTGCTCCAGCTGTGTCCTCTATAACCTTTGACTTTGGTGAACAAGGCTGGGGGTGAGGATAAGACGCCCTCCACTGTAGAAAGGAATGTTGAGCCAGCACTTTCACGGATGTTGAAAAAGTTACAAACTGACAATGGGTTTTAAATTGTGTTATCCCAATgtatttgattttttttcttcGGGTGAGGCAGAATCGCCAATGGACTCCCTTTCAACACCTGATGTTTGAAGGTTTTTCCAAAGATGAAAATGTAGGCCTAGCCTATTTATGGGGGGGGGGGAGCATTTTAGATTGGGTGGAACTTGTTTTTGTATATCCTTGTTGTTTTAAATGTCTTATAAAAAAGACGACTGCATAAAGGTATCTGTTTTAAACATTTTGCTCCCAAGGCTTGGGTAGAGAGAGGTTGGATTTATCACCTACATATGATACCAGTGTCAGAAACTCAACAGTCACCATGGTAGTGGAAATGCAGCCCTGAATATGATTGGCCAGCCATTCCGTTGTCTAGTTATTTGATCAATGTTGAttggataggtgtgtgtgtagtcttATTTTGGTGAGACGTGATTAGAACTCTCTACCTGAGTTGGGCCTATTGAAAGGTGGTATGTGACCCTGCAGCGGAGGTATGGTTTGTCATGTGCTAGGCCTAAATAATGACTGACTCctaactgacatttctgacttgcTGATTGGCAAGTCAGAAATGTCAGAGTTCCGACTAGTGTGTGAATGCGGCATATAACCTACAGGGGGAAAAACTCAGATGGCTTCTCATTGGCGGAGAGCAGATTTGATGAACCATGACCCTTTGACCCTGGGTATTCCATagccacgcacacacaaacatgtgGGACAGGGTAGGGGTCTTGAAATGTGTGTGCTCAGTGTTGGTGGAGAAATGCACCGCAGGGTTTCGTCCCTGGCCTTGCAATAATCCAGACAAGTGGGAGGGCTGTTTCTGTTGCATCATGTGATTGTAATGGATTCCAGTTACAGTACCTCTATTAAAAGCTGAGGGGTCAAAGGTAAACTACTGCCACGGGGCGATTCCATGTCCCCTCATCTACTTGCcttctctgtgtgggtgtgttaagACATGTTAATTTAATCTTTGTGTGTCCTGTGTTTATGACGTAAATTGAAGTGGTGTGTGAGTTGTTCATTTGCGTGTCAGTGCGTCACTGGCCTGTTACAAAGGGGAGGGATTATCTAGTCTAATCTATTTTGGGTGACGCCCCCTCTGTTGCGTTGCCTATATAAGCCCTTTGCTGACAGAGAACCTTTTCTTCACTCCCTTCACTTGTTTTGTGCAAGACCAGAGGAaaaggtacgtgtgtgtgtgctgttggtCCGAGCCCTGCTGTTAGCACCAGCTACAAATTGCTCTGGAGGGTCAGACAATGACTATGCTACAAATGTGTTATTTATGTTTGTGTTTAGAGTTGGAGAAAGGATGAACTGAATGCATGAAAGATGGGAATTCATGGATTATTATGGTGTCTATACTGTAAAATATCATTAGAGGACAGTGTGTTAATAGTTGATAGTTGTAAATGGGTATGACTGGTATTTGGCTCAACGCGTGTGTGGATTCTGCTCTCCCTTTCCACTAACTAAGTTTATACCTAATATTCAAGAATGAGTTACATAGGTGGGGTCtaagtgtttttaaaatggaAGAATGTTGTCAATGTAGCCTATGCATCTGGAACGGTGTATTTCTTAAAGACATTACGACGCATGACATTGCGTC contains:
- the LOC118364468 gene encoding dynactin subunit 3-like, translating into MDRKVEVDNLETRLEMLESRIYGERRNKGGKPMKCADSLSRVQAALANTANKRERVKILHKKIEDLLKYLDPQFTDHITVPDAMKLEFILAEEDFLLSQATLLEQVSNLQPLLDSNYIRDVPEHATKLQRLSQIHIKEQDQTEAQSLEVKKLFEEYNKMMFLLSKQFTQWDESLRKVEEAKGIRQVE